The Enoplosus armatus isolate fEnoArm2 chromosome 2 unlocalized genomic scaffold, fEnoArm2.hap1 SUPER_2_unloc_1, whole genome shotgun sequence genome includes a window with the following:
- the LOC139307090 gene encoding sarcalumenin-like, producing MKKLLNIYHTAIKPMEEAYKYNELRQHEVTDGEVTSKPMVLFLGPWSVGKSSMINYLLGLHGTSQGLYTGAEPTTSEYTVIMHGEKSRTIEGIVMAADSSRSFSPLEKFGQGFLERLVGIEMPHKLLERVTFVDTPGIIENRKQQERGYPYNEVCQWFIDRADLIFLVFDPTKLDVGGELEMLFKQMKGRESQIRLILNKADSLSTQDLMRVYGALFWSMAPLINATEPPRVYVSSFWPQEYTADTSRGLFMKEETSLLEDLNQVIENQIENKIAFIRQHGIRVRIHALLVDRYLQTYHDKLGWFSDPYEVFQDIVNDPDKYYIFKSILAKTNVSKFDLPNKEAYQDFFGVNPVSSFKQLSYHCSWTGGCLLEKMERAISHELPALLSSVSKAADTPAPAKAAPTPPPPLPGTCEGPGCEEKTKNRWRRQ from the exons ATGAAGAAGCTGTTGAACATCTACCACACTGCCATCAAGCCAATGGAGGAAGCCTACAAGTACAATGAGCTCAGGCAGCATGAAGTCACAG ACGGTGAGGTCACCTCTAAGCCCATGGTTTTGTTCCTGGGACCGTGGAGTGTCGGCAAGTCCTCCATGATCAACTACCTGCTGGGTCTTCACGGCACCTCACAGGGACTCTACACAG GTGCTGAGCCCACCACCTCAGAGTACACAGTCATAATGCACGGTGAGAAGTCTCGGACCATAGAGGGCATCGTCATGGCAGCAGACAGCTCACGGTCCTTCTCGCCCCTGGAGAAGTTCGGCCAAGGCTTCCTGGAGCGTCTGGTGGGCATCGAGATGCCTCACAAGCTGCTGGAGAGGGTCACCTTCGTCGACACGCCCGGCATCATCGAAAACCGcaagcagcaggagagag gtTACCCCTACAATGAGGTGTGCCAGTGGTTCATCGATCGAGCCGATCTTATCTTCCTGGTGTTCGACCCCACTAAGCTGGACGTGGGTGGAGAGCTGGAGATGCTCTTCAAGCAGATGAAGGGCCGCGAGTCCCAGATTCGCCTCATCCTCAACAAGGCCGACAGTCTTTCCACCCAGGACCTGATGAGGGTCTACGGAGCCCTGTTCTGGAGCATGGCGCCCCTGATCAACGCCACAGAGCCTCCCCGGGTGTACGTCAGTTCCTTCTGGCCTCAGGAATATACTGCAGACACCAGCCGAGGGCTCTTCATGAAGGAGGAGACCTCTCTCCTGGAGGACCTCAACCAG GTGATTGAGAATCAGATAGAGAACAAGATCGCGTTCATCCGCCAGCATGGCATCCGTGTGCGCATCCACGCCCTGCTGGTGGACCGCTACCTCCAGACCTACCATGACAAGCTGGGCTGGTTTAGCGACCCCTACGAGGTGTTCCAGGACATCGTCAACGACCCGGACAAATACTACATCTTCAAATCTATTCTGGCCAAAACCAACGTCAGCAAGTTCGACCTGCCCAACAAGGAGGCCTACCAGGATTTCTTCGGCGTGAACCCGGTTTCCAGCTTCAAGCAGCTCTCCTACCACTGCAGCTGGACAGGCGGCTGCCTgctggagaagatggagagggcCATCTCGCACGAGCTCCCGGCTCTGCTCAGCAGCGTCAGCAAGGCCGCGGACACGCCTGCCCCGGCGAAGGCTGCACCAACTCCTCCGCCTCCACTCCCTGGCACCTGTGAGGGTCCCGGGTGTGAGGAGAAAACCAAGAATCGCTGGAGGAGGCAgtaa